In Edaphobacter aggregans, the sequence TTTTTCTTCGATGGCGCAAACTGCTCCTGCTGCTCAGCCGACGGGGAAGGTTGTTCCGGTGGACGGCTATGCCGCCGGAGACCAGCCTGACAATCCCGGACCTCTGGCGACTGATCTCTCTCCTGAGATCAAGTCCAAAGCCATCGTCGCGGCGATGAAGAAAGTTGCGGACTGGCAGGTGGCGTATGCCGAGCCGAAGTTCAATAAACAGTGGACGTTTGCCGCACTGTATGACGGCTTGCTTGCTGCCTCGAAGACTACAGGCGATCCGAAGTATCGCGATGCCGTACTACATCTGGCGGAGCGGTCGGACTGGACATTGATTGATAATCGCTTTCCTCATGCGGATGATCAGGCGCTCGGCAAGGCCTACATGGAACTGTATCTCGACGATCCCAAGAGTGATCGCAAGCCGATTCGTATGGCGAATACGAAGGAGATCATGGACCGGCTTGTTGTAAGGCCGGATGATCCGAACAAGCTGTTGTGGTGGTGGTGCGATGCGCTCTACATGGCGCCGCCTGTGCTTTCGCGCGTGTATCTGGCGACTGGTGACAAGAAGTATCTCGACTATATGGATCGTCAGTGGTGGCTTACCTCGGATCTACTGTTCGACAAGGAAGAACACCTCTATTTCCGCGACAGCCGTTACCTGACGCAGAAGCAGGCTAATGGGCAGAAACTGTTCTGGTCGCGCGGCAATGGCTGGGTGCTTGGTGGGCTAGTAAAGGTGCTTCAGATCATGCCGAAGGACTATCCAAGCAGGCCGAAGTATGTTGAACAGTACAAGCAAATGGCTGCGAGAGTAGCAGCGATTCAGGGCAAGGATGGCTTGTGGCGATCGGGGCTGCTCGACCCTGATGCGTATGAGCTGCCGGAGATCTCGGGTTCGGCCTTCTTTACGTATGCAATTGCTTATGGGATCAACGAGAACATCCTCGACCGCAAGACTTATCTGCCTGTGGTGGAGAAGTCGTGGAAGGGTATGTTGAGCCACATCTACGCTGATGGACGGTTGGGTTCGATTCAGCCGATCGATGGGCAGCCAGGTAAGTTCAAGCCGTCTTCGAGCTATGTCTTCGGTGTCGGCGGATTTTTGCTGGCCGGTTCTGAGATGAATCGGTTGGCCGGTAAGCACTAAGACCTTCGCGGTAGTTTGCAGGATAAAGAGCCGCTGCTGTCGTTCTTCGAATCGAAGGCGACGGAAGCGGCTCTTCTACGTCTGCTAGGCTTTGGCTGGGACCGTTGACTTCGTCACCCATAGGAGCGGCTGGCGGATAGGGAAGTTTCGGATGACTTCGGGGACAACGGGGTCGGGGTTCAGCGTCTTCCAGAGGGCGATGTAGTTCGGTTGTGTATAAGCGATGCCCGAGAAGAGGAGCGCCGGGTTACGAACGGGAAAGTCCTCGAAGTGCTCGACGTCATGCGCGAAGGGCCATGCGCTGCGGTCTTTAATGAAGGGGTACATGAATTCCATCATCTTGCGAATGCCACGACCGTCGGGGGTCGCGAAGCTCCAAAGGCTGTCCTTTTCTGTTGACAAGCTTTGTGCAAGGCCGCAGAGCACATCCATGTTGAAGAGAGAGTAGCTATAAGGTTTGGTTCGAGCCAACTCCAGCGGAAGACTACCGTCGGGGGCGACCTGGTGGGGGACCAGAGTGGTGCGGAAGCGGTCGCGACACCACGCCATGACCTCGTCGTTGCCGGTGAAACGGGCGAATTCGCCAGCCTGAAGGACCCAGCAGGTGCCATGGTTGTTGTTGGCATCGCGCTCCTCTTGTCCGTTCTTTGAGGTGCGCATCCAATCGAGGTACTGGACGAACCAGCTTCGAACTTCCCCAGAACCGGTGAGAGCGCTGGCTTCGGTCAACAACGTTGCGGCACGGGCGACCTCGACCAATTGTAGGGTGTCGATGATGCCGATGCCGCGTCCTTTGTTCACGCCGAAGATCGCCTGCGCGTGTTCCAGGTTTGGATTCATCCTGGTTGCCGCATCTACGAACCAGGCGCGAAGATGCTTACCCGCGTGGTCAGCATACTTTTTCTGTCTGGTTAGAACCCAGGCGGCTGTTAGCGCAGGTACGATCAGGCTAAGTCGCACCATGGCCTCGCGATGCTCGTTGAAGTTGGCAGGGTTGGAGAAGCCGTCGCGACGAATGTAGGGACCGCCCGGATTCTTTGGATCGGGCCACCAGTAGTCGCCTTCGGAGTAGAAGTCGTGTGGGCCGCCGGGGCTTCGGTCGCATTTGGCGGCCGTCACCGTGATGGGCTGTGCCGAAAGATATTTGTCTGCTGCGGCAAAGATACGAGCGCGATCGGTGAGAGCGACAAGGCCGAAGAGGGAGCCGGCAGACGGCTCTGTTGCCCAGGCAGGTGCGAGGGCAACGCTGGCCGCAGTGGCTCCGGCAATCGAACAAAACTCCCGTCGGGTTAGAACTTTCATCCTTCAGTATTACCTTTCGCTGGCGGAAGATTTCGGGTTTGCAGCGAGTGCCAATCTGCACCCGTCGAATGATAACGGCTTCTATGCAAAAGAACATCAGGGAGCTCATAAGACAAAGAATTTACTGGACTTTCATGCTATGTCTTGACGAAATGAATGACCATTCAGTATGCTTCATCGCGTTCGGGAATATTTCCCATCGGAGCCTGCCTGATGCCGCCCAGCACCACCGCTGCAACGAAACAGATTCGCAAAGTCGCTGTCCTTGGCGCTGGAACCATGGGGTCGCGTATCGCTGCGCACATCGCGAATGCCGGCTTGCCTGTGGTGCTGCTCGACATCGTTCCCCCAGGAACCGCGACGGACGCTTCGAAGGCTGAGCGCAGCAAATTTGTTCTCAGCGCGCTGGATGGATTGAAGAAGTCCAAACCTGCGGCCTTTTACATTCCTGAGAGCGCACGCTTGATCACGATAGGGAACTTCGATGATGATCTTGCGCTGATTGCCGACTGTGATTGGGTCATCGAGGTGGTCGCGGAGAATCTTGAGATTAAGCACGCGCTGCTGCAAAGGGCGGAGCAGCATCTTCGTGCTGGCTCAATTCTGACGACCAATACGAGCGGCCTGCCCATCGCCAACATTGCAGCCGGTCTCAAGCCCGAGACGCGGGCACGGTTTTTCGGGACGCATTTTTTCAACCCACCTCGTTACATGAGATTGCTCGAGATCATTCCTACGCACGAGACGGACTCTGAGGCTATGGCCACGCTTGCGCACTTCTGCGATCAGCGGCTTGGGAAGACGATCGTTCGCTCGCACGATACGCCGAACTTCATCGCCAACCGCATCGGGACGTTCAGTATGGGGAATGCGATTCGGCTGATGCAGGAGCAAGGGCTGACCATCGAAGAGGTAGACGCGTTGACAGGATCAGCGCTGGGGTGGCCGAAGACTGGGACCTTCCGACTGGGCGACATGGTTGGGATCGACGTGCTGGCGCATGTCGCGAATAACTTTTCTGCGCAGGCTGCCGCGATCAAGGATGAACGAGCGGAGATCGTGCTGGCTCCATTTATCGGCAAGATGATCGAGCAGAAATGGCTCGGAGATAAAGTGGGGCAGGGGTTTTACAAGAAGGCGGGCAAGGACGCGGAGGGACGTGATCTGCGGCACGTTCTCGATTGGCAGACGCTCGACTACAAGCCAGTAACGCGTCCGAAGTTTCCCGCGATCGATATGGCGAAGAATGTAGAGTCAACTGGCGCACGGGTAGCGCAGCTGCTTCATGCCGATGTTCGTACGGATAAGGCTGCGCGATTTTACTGGCCGCTGCTGACGGAGTTGTTTACGTATGCGGCCAATCGCGTCTCGAACACTGGCGATGAGCCGGCGGACAACATCGTCGAGATCGACAAGGCCATGAAGACGGGCTTCAACTGGGAGCTTGGCCCGTTCGAGATGTTCGACGCTGCGGGTGTGCGTGCAACGGTGGAGAAGATGCGGGCCGAGGGTGCGCCGATTGCGGCTAATATTGAGAAACTCCTCGCGTATCCGCATGCACTCAGCGAGCCTGGCCCCACATGGTATAAGGACGACCCTACAACACCTAGTGGCCGCCAATACTTTGATGTAACTTCCGGTACGTACAAACCTGTCCCTGTCGCTGAGGGAGTTACTTCGCTCGGCGTGATCAAGAAGGCGAAGGGCATGGTGAAGAAGAACCCCGGCGCATCTGTCGTCGATTTAGGCGATGGCGTGGCGGCGATTGAGCTGCACTCGAAGATGAATGCGTTGGGCGACGATATTGTCTCGTTGATTACGCAGACACTGAAGCCTTCGAGCCAACAGGTTGCGGACTTCGAGGCTTTCGTTATTACAGGTGATTCGACGAATTTTTCCGTTGGCGCGAATCTGATGCAGTTGCTCCTCGGGATTCAGGAAGAGGAGTGGGACGAGGTGGAGTTGGCCGTGAAGGCGTTCCAGAATATGACGCAGGCGATCAAATTCTGTCCTCGGCCAGTGGTAGTTGCGCCTTACGGAATGTGCCTGGGCGGAGGCGTTGAGATCTCGCTTCATGCTGCGGCGCGTCAACCTCATGCGGAGCTGTATATGGGCCTGGTTGAGGCTGGTGTCGGGCTGATCCCTGGCGGCGGTGGCTGCAAGGAGATGCTGCTGCGCTCGGTTGATGCGGGGTCGAGTATTCGACCGGATGCGCGTGGCGAGGGTGTGGAGATTTTTGAAGCGCTGAAGAAGACCTTCGAGACAATTGCCAAGGCAACAGTTTCGACTTCAGCTGCGGAAGCGCGTGCGCTGGGGTTCCTCAGGCCTTCGGACAACATTACGGTGAACCGCGACCGGTTGCTAACCGATGCCAAGCTGCGGGCGCGCGCTCTCGCGGACGCAGGTTACACTGCGCCAGTTGTGCGAACTGATATTCCGGCGCCGGGCGAGTCTGTACTGGCTACGTTGAAGCTAGCCGTCTGGACGATGCGCGAAGGGCAGTACATCTCCGACCACGACGCCAAGGTGGCGAACTGGGTTGCGTATGCGCTTGCGGGCGGCAAGGTTATGCCGGGCACGCTGGTGAGCGAACAGTATCTGCTTGAACTTGAGCGTGAGGCATTCCTCTCTCTGTGCGGCGAGAAGAAGACGCAGGAGCGCATCGCCTTTACGTTGAAGACCGGTAAACCGCTTAGGAATTAGGAGCAGTCCCATGAAAG encodes:
- a CDS encoding glycoside hydrolase family 105 protein; the protein is MFAVDVSTTFGAEAECRYRRSNLASALVLGAFLGTACFSSMAQTAPAAQPTGKVVPVDGYAAGDQPDNPGPLATDLSPEIKSKAIVAAMKKVADWQVAYAEPKFNKQWTFAALYDGLLAASKTTGDPKYRDAVLHLAERSDWTLIDNRFPHADDQALGKAYMELYLDDPKSDRKPIRMANTKEIMDRLVVRPDDPNKLLWWWCDALYMAPPVLSRVYLATGDKKYLDYMDRQWWLTSDLLFDKEEHLYFRDSRYLTQKQANGQKLFWSRGNGWVLGGLVKVLQIMPKDYPSRPKYVEQYKQMAARVAAIQGKDGLWRSGLLDPDAYELPEISGSAFFTYAIAYGINENILDRKTYLPVVEKSWKGMLSHIYADGRLGSIQPIDGQPGKFKPSSSYVFGVGGFLLAGSEMNRLAGKH
- a CDS encoding alginate lyase family protein, translating into MKVLTRREFCSIAGATAASVALAPAWATEPSAGSLFGLVALTDRARIFAAADKYLSAQPITVTAAKCDRSPGGPHDFYSEGDYWWPDPKNPGGPYIRRDGFSNPANFNEHREAMVRLSLIVPALTAAWVLTRQKKYADHAGKHLRAWFVDAATRMNPNLEHAQAIFGVNKGRGIGIIDTLQLVEVARAATLLTEASALTGSGEVRSWFVQYLDWMRTSKNGQEERDANNNHGTCWVLQAGEFARFTGNDEVMAWCRDRFRTTLVPHQVAPDGSLPLELARTKPYSYSLFNMDVLCGLAQSLSTEKDSLWSFATPDGRGIRKMMEFMYPFIKDRSAWPFAHDVEHFEDFPVRNPALLFSGIAYTQPNYIALWKTLNPDPVVPEVIRNFPIRQPLLWVTKSTVPAKA
- a CDS encoding 3-hydroxyacyl-CoA dehydrogenase/enoyl-CoA hydratase family protein, with protein sequence MTIQYASSRSGIFPIGACLMPPSTTAATKQIRKVAVLGAGTMGSRIAAHIANAGLPVVLLDIVPPGTATDASKAERSKFVLSALDGLKKSKPAAFYIPESARLITIGNFDDDLALIADCDWVIEVVAENLEIKHALLQRAEQHLRAGSILTTNTSGLPIANIAAGLKPETRARFFGTHFFNPPRYMRLLEIIPTHETDSEAMATLAHFCDQRLGKTIVRSHDTPNFIANRIGTFSMGNAIRLMQEQGLTIEEVDALTGSALGWPKTGTFRLGDMVGIDVLAHVANNFSAQAAAIKDERAEIVLAPFIGKMIEQKWLGDKVGQGFYKKAGKDAEGRDLRHVLDWQTLDYKPVTRPKFPAIDMAKNVESTGARVAQLLHADVRTDKAARFYWPLLTELFTYAANRVSNTGDEPADNIVEIDKAMKTGFNWELGPFEMFDAAGVRATVEKMRAEGAPIAANIEKLLAYPHALSEPGPTWYKDDPTTPSGRQYFDVTSGTYKPVPVAEGVTSLGVIKKAKGMVKKNPGASVVDLGDGVAAIELHSKMNALGDDIVSLITQTLKPSSQQVADFEAFVITGDSTNFSVGANLMQLLLGIQEEEWDEVELAVKAFQNMTQAIKFCPRPVVVAPYGMCLGGGVEISLHAAARQPHAELYMGLVEAGVGLIPGGGGCKEMLLRSVDAGSSIRPDARGEGVEIFEALKKTFETIAKATVSTSAAEARALGFLRPSDNITVNRDRLLTDAKLRARALADAGYTAPVVRTDIPAPGESVLATLKLAVWTMREGQYISDHDAKVANWVAYALAGGKVMPGTLVSEQYLLELEREAFLSLCGEKKTQERIAFTLKTGKPLRN